A single genomic interval of Musa acuminata AAA Group cultivar baxijiao chromosome BXJ3-4, Cavendish_Baxijiao_AAA, whole genome shotgun sequence harbors:
- the LOC135581479 gene encoding transcription factor HHO3-like isoform X1, whose product MIEPAAMGSEVGLALQLCAMRTVGGFVKDAATESASRAARLVESIKILEEEKRKIEAFQRELPLCMHLLGEVIDGLKKETERCGGGCFGRVLQELLPVESRVEEDGDVKVDDKMNWMSSAQLWSDNYGENDISHENHEEGRRQAKENLFLECKSPGDDGAFLPFEALSTVSASSEEKKPAAALPDRRGCGRGPKSVGRAPESSPAPATVCGRLGFQSQHQPSRKARRCWSQELHRRFTLAIQQLGGAQGEWLLQNCPLFLFGGVDPSCSTYSPNTLVFFGLDPSVVFVDAVATPKQIREVMKVEGLTNDEVKSHLQVATQFLLLVDYLLLPNPCREMAFSDVLLLLFQKYRLHAGKLPNASSAMASPPGAVGGSSCVRLQQQCISPPQQSVSPSGSLSTEPSSAG is encoded by the exons ATGATAGAGCCAGCGGCGATGGGCTCGGAGGTGGGGTTGGCGTTGCAGCTCTGCGCCATGCGGACCGTCGGCGGCTTCGTGAAGGATGCGGCGACGGAGAGCGCCAGCAGGGCGGCTAGGCTGGTGGAGTCCATCAAGATCTTGGAGGAGGAGAAGCGCAAGATCGAAGCTTTCCAGCGCGAGCTCCCTCTCTGCATGCATCTCCTCGGCGAGG TGATCGACGGATTGAAGAAGGAGACGGAGCGATGCGGCGGCGGGTGTTTCGGGCGTGTTCTCCAGGAGTTGTTACCCGTGGAGAGTAGAGTCGAGGAGGATGGAGACGTAAAAGTAGACGACAAGATGAACTGGATGAGCTCCGCCCAGCTCTGGAGCGATAACTACGGCGAGAACGACATCAGTCACGAGAATCACGAG GAGGGACGCAGGCAGGCGAAGGAGAACTTGTTCTTGGAATGCAAGAGCCCCGGCGACGACGGCGCTTTCTTACCGTTTGAAGCGCTGTCGACGGTTTCTGCGAGCTCCGAGGAGAAGAAGCCTGCCGCCGCGTTGCCCGACCGCCGTGGCTGCGGTCGCGGCCCCAAAAGCGTCGGCAGAGCACCGGAGTCGTCTCCAGCTCCAGCGACGGTGTGCGGCCGCCTTGGCTTCCAGTCCCAGCATCAGCCGTCGAGGAAGGCGAGGAGGTGTTGGTCGCAGGAGCTGCATCGGCGGTTCACGCTCGCCATCCAACAGCTCGGCGGTGCCCAAGGCGAGTGGCTTTTGCAGAATTGTCCCCTTTTTCTCTTTGGTGGTGTCGATCCATCATGTTCTACTTACTCCCCGAATACACTAGTATTCTTTGGCTTGGATCCGAGTGTCGTGTTCGTTGATGCAGTGGCTACTCCCAAGCAGATACGGGAAGTGATGAAGGTGGAGGGGCTCACAAACGATGAGGTGAAAAGCCATCTGCAGGTGGCTACCCAGTTCCTCCTCCTCGTGGATTACTTACTGCTTCCTAATCCTTGTCGTGAGATGGCGTTTTCCGACGTTCTGCTCCTGCTATTTCAGAAATATCGATTGCACGCTGGAAAGCTGCCTAATGCTTCTTCAGCCATGGCGAGTCCACCGGGTGCGGTGGGAGGCTCATCATGCGTCCGGCTTCAGCAGCAATGCATCAGTCCTCCACAGCAGAGCGTTTCGCCTTCTGGTTCTCTCTCCACAGAGCCCTCTTCAGCTGGTTAG
- the LOC135581479 gene encoding transcription factor HHO3-like isoform X3 translates to MIEPAAMGSEVGLALQLCAMRTVGGFVKDAATESASRAARLVESIKILEEEKRKIEAFQRELPLCMHLLGEVIDGLKKETERCGGGCFGRVLQELLPVESRVEEDGDVKVDDKMNWMSSAQLWSDNYGENDISHENHEEGRRQAKENLFLECKSPGDDGAFLPFEALSTVSASSEEKKPAAALPDRRGCGRGPKSVGRAPESSPAPATVCGRLGFQSQHQPSRKARRCWSQELHRRFTLAIQQLGGAQVATPKQIREVMKVEGLTNDEVKSHLQVATQFLLLVDYLLLPNPCREMAFSDVLLLLFQKYRLHAGKLPNASSAMASPPGAVGGSSCVRLQQQCISPPQQSVSPSGSLSTEPSSAG, encoded by the exons ATGATAGAGCCAGCGGCGATGGGCTCGGAGGTGGGGTTGGCGTTGCAGCTCTGCGCCATGCGGACCGTCGGCGGCTTCGTGAAGGATGCGGCGACGGAGAGCGCCAGCAGGGCGGCTAGGCTGGTGGAGTCCATCAAGATCTTGGAGGAGGAGAAGCGCAAGATCGAAGCTTTCCAGCGCGAGCTCCCTCTCTGCATGCATCTCCTCGGCGAGG TGATCGACGGATTGAAGAAGGAGACGGAGCGATGCGGCGGCGGGTGTTTCGGGCGTGTTCTCCAGGAGTTGTTACCCGTGGAGAGTAGAGTCGAGGAGGATGGAGACGTAAAAGTAGACGACAAGATGAACTGGATGAGCTCCGCCCAGCTCTGGAGCGATAACTACGGCGAGAACGACATCAGTCACGAGAATCACGAG GAGGGACGCAGGCAGGCGAAGGAGAACTTGTTCTTGGAATGCAAGAGCCCCGGCGACGACGGCGCTTTCTTACCGTTTGAAGCGCTGTCGACGGTTTCTGCGAGCTCCGAGGAGAAGAAGCCTGCCGCCGCGTTGCCCGACCGCCGTGGCTGCGGTCGCGGCCCCAAAAGCGTCGGCAGAGCACCGGAGTCGTCTCCAGCTCCAGCGACGGTGTGCGGCCGCCTTGGCTTCCAGTCCCAGCATCAGCCGTCGAGGAAGGCGAGGAGGTGTTGGTCGCAGGAGCTGCATCGGCGGTTCACGCTCGCCATCCAACAGCTCGGCGGTGCCCAAG TGGCTACTCCCAAGCAGATACGGGAAGTGATGAAGGTGGAGGGGCTCACAAACGATGAGGTGAAAAGCCATCTGCAGGTGGCTACCCAGTTCCTCCTCCTCGTGGATTACTTACTGCTTCCTAATCCTTGTCGTGAGATGGCGTTTTCCGACGTTCTGCTCCTGCTATTTCAGAAATATCGATTGCACGCTGGAAAGCTGCCTAATGCTTCTTCAGCCATGGCGAGTCCACCGGGTGCGGTGGGAGGCTCATCATGCGTCCGGCTTCAGCAGCAATGCATCAGTCCTCCACAGCAGAGCGTTTCGCCTTCTGGTTCTCTCTCCACAGAGCCCTCTTCAGCTGGTTAG
- the LOC135581479 gene encoding transcription factor HHO2-like isoform X4: protein MIEPAAMGSEVGLALQLCAMRTVGGFVKDAATESASRAARLVESIKILEEEKRKIEAFQRELPLCMHLLGEVIDGLKKETERCGGGCFGRVLQELLPVESRVEEDGDVKVDDKMNWMSSAQLWSDNYGENDISHENHEEGRRQAKENLFLECKSPGDDGAFLPFEALSTVSASSEEKKPAAALPDRRGCGRGPKSVGRAPESSPAPATVCGRLGFQSQHQPSRKARRCWSQELHRRFTLAIQQLGGAQVATPKQIREVMKVEGLTNDEVKSHLQKYRLHAGKLPNASSAMASPPGAVGGSSCVRLQQQCISPPQQSVSPSGSLSTEPSSAG from the exons ATGATAGAGCCAGCGGCGATGGGCTCGGAGGTGGGGTTGGCGTTGCAGCTCTGCGCCATGCGGACCGTCGGCGGCTTCGTGAAGGATGCGGCGACGGAGAGCGCCAGCAGGGCGGCTAGGCTGGTGGAGTCCATCAAGATCTTGGAGGAGGAGAAGCGCAAGATCGAAGCTTTCCAGCGCGAGCTCCCTCTCTGCATGCATCTCCTCGGCGAGG TGATCGACGGATTGAAGAAGGAGACGGAGCGATGCGGCGGCGGGTGTTTCGGGCGTGTTCTCCAGGAGTTGTTACCCGTGGAGAGTAGAGTCGAGGAGGATGGAGACGTAAAAGTAGACGACAAGATGAACTGGATGAGCTCCGCCCAGCTCTGGAGCGATAACTACGGCGAGAACGACATCAGTCACGAGAATCACGAG GAGGGACGCAGGCAGGCGAAGGAGAACTTGTTCTTGGAATGCAAGAGCCCCGGCGACGACGGCGCTTTCTTACCGTTTGAAGCGCTGTCGACGGTTTCTGCGAGCTCCGAGGAGAAGAAGCCTGCCGCCGCGTTGCCCGACCGCCGTGGCTGCGGTCGCGGCCCCAAAAGCGTCGGCAGAGCACCGGAGTCGTCTCCAGCTCCAGCGACGGTGTGCGGCCGCCTTGGCTTCCAGTCCCAGCATCAGCCGTCGAGGAAGGCGAGGAGGTGTTGGTCGCAGGAGCTGCATCGGCGGTTCACGCTCGCCATCCAACAGCTCGGCGGTGCCCAAG TGGCTACTCCCAAGCAGATACGGGAAGTGATGAAGGTGGAGGGGCTCACAAACGATGAGGTGAAAAGCCATCTGCAG AAATATCGATTGCACGCTGGAAAGCTGCCTAATGCTTCTTCAGCCATGGCGAGTCCACCGGGTGCGGTGGGAGGCTCATCATGCGTCCGGCTTCAGCAGCAATGCATCAGTCCTCCACAGCAGAGCGTTTCGCCTTCTGGTTCTCTCTCCACAGAGCCCTCTTCAGCTGGTTAG
- the LOC135581479 gene encoding transcription factor HHO2-like isoform X2 encodes MIEPAAMGSEVGLALQLCAMRTVGGFVKDAATESASRAARLVESIKILEEEKRKIEAFQRELPLCMHLLGEVIDGLKKETERCGGGCFGRVLQELLPVESRVEEDGDVKVDDKMNWMSSAQLWSDNYGENDISHENHEEGRRQAKENLFLECKSPGDDGAFLPFEALSTVSASSEEKKPAAALPDRRGCGRGPKSVGRAPESSPAPATVCGRLGFQSQHQPSRKARRCWSQELHRRFTLAIQQLGGAQGEWLLQNCPLFLFGGVDPSCSTYSPNTLVFFGLDPSVVFVDAVATPKQIREVMKVEGLTNDEVKSHLQKYRLHAGKLPNASSAMASPPGAVGGSSCVRLQQQCISPPQQSVSPSGSLSTEPSSAG; translated from the exons ATGATAGAGCCAGCGGCGATGGGCTCGGAGGTGGGGTTGGCGTTGCAGCTCTGCGCCATGCGGACCGTCGGCGGCTTCGTGAAGGATGCGGCGACGGAGAGCGCCAGCAGGGCGGCTAGGCTGGTGGAGTCCATCAAGATCTTGGAGGAGGAGAAGCGCAAGATCGAAGCTTTCCAGCGCGAGCTCCCTCTCTGCATGCATCTCCTCGGCGAGG TGATCGACGGATTGAAGAAGGAGACGGAGCGATGCGGCGGCGGGTGTTTCGGGCGTGTTCTCCAGGAGTTGTTACCCGTGGAGAGTAGAGTCGAGGAGGATGGAGACGTAAAAGTAGACGACAAGATGAACTGGATGAGCTCCGCCCAGCTCTGGAGCGATAACTACGGCGAGAACGACATCAGTCACGAGAATCACGAG GAGGGACGCAGGCAGGCGAAGGAGAACTTGTTCTTGGAATGCAAGAGCCCCGGCGACGACGGCGCTTTCTTACCGTTTGAAGCGCTGTCGACGGTTTCTGCGAGCTCCGAGGAGAAGAAGCCTGCCGCCGCGTTGCCCGACCGCCGTGGCTGCGGTCGCGGCCCCAAAAGCGTCGGCAGAGCACCGGAGTCGTCTCCAGCTCCAGCGACGGTGTGCGGCCGCCTTGGCTTCCAGTCCCAGCATCAGCCGTCGAGGAAGGCGAGGAGGTGTTGGTCGCAGGAGCTGCATCGGCGGTTCACGCTCGCCATCCAACAGCTCGGCGGTGCCCAAGGCGAGTGGCTTTTGCAGAATTGTCCCCTTTTTCTCTTTGGTGGTGTCGATCCATCATGTTCTACTTACTCCCCGAATACACTAGTATTCTTTGGCTTGGATCCGAGTGTCGTGTTCGTTGATGCAGTGGCTACTCCCAAGCAGATACGGGAAGTGATGAAGGTGGAGGGGCTCACAAACGATGAGGTGAAAAGCCATCTGCAG AAATATCGATTGCACGCTGGAAAGCTGCCTAATGCTTCTTCAGCCATGGCGAGTCCACCGGGTGCGGTGGGAGGCTCATCATGCGTCCGGCTTCAGCAGCAATGCATCAGTCCTCCACAGCAGAGCGTTTCGCCTTCTGGTTCTCTCTCCACAGAGCCCTCTTCAGCTGGTTAG